The window CGATGGCTGAATCCTTCAGGGCCGACGCGAATGCTGTCGCCACTGTCCAGTTTCACTTCGGCGCTGTCTTGCGGCGAGCGTACCGCCAGCGCGCCGTTTTTCACCTGGATCTGGGCAACGCCATCCTGATAGCGCACCGCGAAATCACCGCTCCTGGCACGCATGCTCACGCTGCCAGCGAGCACTTCCAGAGGTTGACCCTGGGAGGCCGAGACCTCGAAGAAAGCCTCGCCCTGAAGCAACCGGGCGACTTTTTTCTCGGCAGTGATATCGCTGGAGAACGCTGAATTGGTGTTGAGCAATACTTTGGAGCCATCGGCCAGTTGCAGGCGCTGGCGTTCACCGACCACGGTCAGGTGATCGGCCTGCATGCGCAGCCCGAGGTTGCTGAACGTGAACACACCCAGCACCAGGATCGCGGCAGTCGACAGTGGCAACCAATGCGCGCGCAGACGTTTGAGCGCACCAGGTTTTACGGGTTTCATTGCCACCGCCGCCTGGGCAACGGGTTGCGAGTGCCAGACGGCTTGCACCCTGGCGAAAGCGTCGCGATGCCTGCTGTCAGCCTGCAGCCACTCCTGAAAGCGCGCCTGCTGCCGGGCGTCGGCAGTGTCCAGCTCGATGAGCCAGTCCAAGGCTTGATCCATCGCGCTGTCGCTCAACACATCCTCGGCAATCGGATGGCTGCGATGGAAGTCAGGGTCCTTCACGCGTGGTCCTCGGCGGTTTTTGTTGGGTGGCGGATCGGAGTGGTATCGGGCAGCAGCCTGCTGCAACCTCTAAAGGTGGTCAAGTTTTGTTGCAACTCCGACGCAGATCGCCATGATCAGTTTCAGCTCCTTTTGCACCGTGCTGGCGGAGACCCCCAACTGGTTGGCGATCTCCAGATAGCTTTCGCCGTTGAGGCGGCTGAGGCTGAAAATCTGCTGTTGGCGGGGCGTCAGGGTCGCCAGGCTTTTACTCAGGCCTTCGAGCAGGCGGTTGGCGTGAGTCGAGTCTTCGAGGCTGGCGTGGGGCGCGATGACGTTTTCCAGCTCCGCAGGCGCGGCGTCTTGCACCAGCGTGCGCTCACGAACCCGACGCGCACGCAAATGGTCCAGCGCCAGGTTGCGGGCGGTCTGGAAGATAAAGGGTTCCAGGTGATCGATGGCGCGGCTGCTCAGCGCGCGAGTGACCCGAAGGTAGGTTTCCTGCAGCAAATCCTCAGCGGTGCAGTGATTGCTCACCATGCGCTGCAACGTGCGCAATAGAACCGGCCTGTGAGACACAAAAACTTCGTTTAGACGCGACTGACTCACAAGGGGAGTACTCGACCGAAAAAGCAGCGGATGATAATGCTTATCATCTACCGCTTTGGTCAAGTGTTTGATTGTGGCTTCATCAATCTGGGGCGCGGTGATCGCCTGTGGCGATTCTACGTCTGCCCGGCCCATTTTCGCAGGGCACCCGATAGGTTGGCTGGACTCAGAACCTGTGGGAGCGAATTCATTCGCGAAGGCAATTTCAAGACCGGTAGAGATGCGTTGGATGTACCGGCCTCTTCGCGAATGAATTCGCTCCCACGGGGTCGGTGATTGTCTTTGGAGATTCTATGTCTGCCCCTTTTTGCTGGGCACCCGATAGGTTGGATTGACTCGGAACCTGTGGGAGCGAATTCATTCGCGAAGGCAATTTCAGGACCGGTAGAGATGCGTTGGATGCACCGGCCTCTTCGCGAATGAATTCGCTCCCACGGGGTTGGTGATCGTCTTTGGAGATTTTACGTTTGCGGAACCTTTTTTCGCGGAGCACCCGGTTAAGTTGGCTGGACTCGGAACCTGTGGGAGCGAATTCATTCGCGAAGGCAATTTCAAGACAGGTAGAGATGTGTCGGATGTACCGGCCTCTTCGCGAATGAATTCGCTCCCACGGGGTCGGTGATTGACTTTGGAGATTCTATGTCTGCCCCTTTTTGCTGGGCACCCGATAGGTTGGATTGACTCGGAACCTGTGGGAGCGAATTCATTCGCGAAGGCAATTTCAGGACCGGTAGAGATGCGTTGGATGGAACGGCCTCTTCGCGAATGAATTCGCTCCCACGGGGGCGGGAATCGTCTGTGAAAATTGCACCCTGTAGGAGCTGCCGAAGGCTGCGAACAGGGCATTCCTGAAACACCGCTATCGCAGCCTTCGGCAGCTCCTACACAAACTCCGCGTTGTTTATTCCGCGTTATGCAGCGCCAGGCAGTTATCCAGCATGCGGTTGGAGAACGCCCATTCGTTGTCGTACCAGGCCAGGACCTTGAGCAGTTTGCCGCTGGATTTGGTGTGGTTGGCGTCGAAAATCGACGACAGCGGGTTGTGATTGAAGTCGTGGGATACCAGCGGCAAGGTGTTGTAACCCAGCACTTTCGAATGCTGGCTGGCTTCCTTCATGAGCGCGTTGACTTCATCAGCAGTGACCTCACGGGTCAGTTGCACAGTCAGGTCCACCAGCGACACATTGATCACCGGCACACGCACCGCCATGCCCGTCAGTTTGCCTGCCAGCTCTGGCAGCACCAGGCCAACGGCTTCAGCAGCGCCGGTCTTGCTCGGGATCATCGACTGGGTGGCCGAACGTGCGCGGTACGGATCGGTGTGGTAGACGTCGATCAGGTTCTGATCGTTGGTGTAGGCATGGATGGTGGTCATCAGGCCGCTTTCGATACCCAGTTCGCGGTGCAGCACTTGCGCGACCGGCGCCAGGCAGTTGGTGGTGCACGATGCGCTGGAAATGATCTGATGCGACTGGCGCAGGGTGTCGTGGTTCACACCATAGACGATGGTCGCGTCGGCACCTTTGGCCGGGGCCGAGATAATGACCTTGCGAGCACCGGCAGTCAGGTGCGCAGCGGCTTTGGTGCGATCGGTGAACAGCCCGGTGCATTCAAAAACTACGTCAACGTTCTGGGCTTTCCAGGGCAGGTCGACAGGGTTGCGAATGGCACTGACCGCAATACGGTCACCATTGACCGTCAGGCTCTCGCTGTCACACTCGACCGTGCCGGAAAACGGCCCGTGAACGGTGTCGAAGCGCAGCAGGTGGGCGTTCATCTCGCTGTCGCCCAGATCGTTGATGGCGACGACCTGCAGGTCTTGCCGGTAGCCTTGGGTATACAGTGCTCGCAGGACGTTGCGGCCGATGCGGCCAAAACCATTGATTGCAATACGAAGAGTCATACAGCCGTCCTTTCTAAATTTGTTGTTGGAATTACAAGATTATTCGCATAGAAATAGAAAACAAGCCTTTTTAATGGCAATATTTTGTTTTACCTACAACGAGAAGCCTGTAAGGCCAACACAGTTGATCGAGATCAAGCTTTTACAGACAAGGCGTGTGCCTCGATATCTGACGCGGTCTTAAACGGGTGACCACCTACGTTAGCCTGGAGTTCAGCACATGCATCCCCGCATTCTTGAGGTAACCGAACGGCTGATAGCCCGCAGTCGCGAAACACGTGAGCGCTATCTTCAACTGATTCGAGGCGCCGCGAGCGACGGCCCGATGCGTGGCAAACTGCAATGCGCCAATTTCGCCCACGGCGTCGCGGCTTGTGGCCCGGAAGACAAAAACAGCCTGCGCATGATGAACGCCGCCAACGTGGCGATCATTTCTTCCTACAACGACATGCTCTCGGCGCATCAGCCCTACGAGCACTTCCCGAATCAGATCAAACAGGCTTTACGTGACATTGGTTCGGTCGGTCAGTTTGCCGGTGGCGTGCCCGCCATGTGCGACGGCGTGACCCAGGGCGAACCGGGCATGGAGCTGGGCATCGCCAGCCGCGAAATCATCGCCATGTCCACGGCTATCGCTTTGTCCCACAACATGTTCGATGCTGCCCTGATGCTGGGGATCTGCGACAAGATCGTGCCGGGCCTGATGATGGGTTCGCTGCGCTTCGGCCACCTGCCGACGATTTTCATCCCCGGCGGGCCGATGGTGTCGGGCATTTCCAACAAGGAAAAAGCCGACGTCCGCCAGCGTTATGCCGAAGGCAAGGCGACTCGCGAGGAGCTGCTGGATTCGGAAATGAAGTCCTACCACGGCCCCGGCACCTGCACCTTCTACGGCACGGCCAACACCAATCAGCTGCTGATGGAAGTGATGGGGCTGCACTTGCCCGGCTCGTCATTCATCAACCCTTACACCCCGTTGCGCGATGCGCTGACCGTCGAGGCGGCGCAGCAGGTCACGCGCATGACCAAGCAGAGCGGCAATTTCATGCCCATCGGCGAGATCGTCGACGAGCGCGCGCTGGTCAATTCCATCGTCGCACTGCACGCCACTGGCGGCTCGACCAACCACACGCTGCACATGCCCGCCATTGCTCAAGCTGCGGGTATTCAGCTGACCTGGCAGGACATGGCGGACCTGTCCGAAGTGGTTCCGACCCTGACCCACGTCTACCCGAACGGTAAAGCCGACATCAACCACTTCCAGGCCGCGGGCGGCATGTCGTTCCTGATTCGTGAACTGCTCGAAGCCGGTTATCTGCATGAGGACGTCAATACGGTGATGGGGCGTGGCCTGAGCCGCTATACCCAGGAGCCGTTTCTGGAAGATGGCAAGCTGGTATGGCGTGAAGGGCCGATTGAAAGCCTGGATGAAAACATTCTGCGCCCGGTGGCCAACCCGTTCTCACTGGAAGGTGGTCTGCGTGTCATGGAAGGCAACCTCGGGCGCGGCGTGATGAAAGTCTCTGCCGTAGCGCTTGAGCATCAGGTGGTGCAGGCCCCGGCGAAGGTGTTCCAGGATCAGCAGGATCTGGCCGACGCTTTCAAGGCGGGCGAGCTGGAGTGTGACTTTGTGGCGGTGATGCGTTTTCAGGGGCCGCGCTCCAACGGCATGCCCGAGCTACACAAAATGACACCATTTCTTGGGGTCTTGCAGGACCGTGGTTTCAAGGTCGCGTTAGTGACCGATGGGCGCATGTCGGGCGCGTCAGGCAAGATCCCTGCGGCCATACATGTGTGCCCGGAAGCCTTTGATGGTGGCCCTTTGGCATTGGTTCGGGATGGAGACATCATCCGCGTCGATGGGGTAAAAGGAACATTGCAAGTTCTGGTTGAACCGGCAGAATTGGCCGCCAGAGAACCTGCAATCGGGCACCTGGACAACGGCGTGGGCTGTGGTCGGGAGCTGTTCGGTTTCATGCGCATGGCCTTCAGCTCCGCAGAGCAGGGCGCCAGCGCCTTTACCTCGAATCTGGAGACGCTCAAGTGAAGTTGGCCCTGGTCGGTGATATTGGCGGTACCAATGCACGTTTTGCCATTTGGGAAGACGACAAACTGCATTCAATCCGGGTATTCCCGACTATCGATTACGCCAGTCCGGAAAAGGCCGTCGAGGTCTACATGCAGGACCTCGAATTGCAGCGCGGCGATATCGGGCTGGTTTGCCTCGCCGTGGCGGGCCCGGTGGACGGCGATGAATTCCATTTCACCAACAGTAACTGGCGGCTCAGCAAGTCGGCGTTCTGCGCCAACCTGAAAGTCGACGAGTTGTTGTTGATCAACGATTTCAGCGCCATGGCGCTGGGCATGACGCGCCTGGGTGATGATGAGTACCTGACCATTTGCCACGGCATCGGTGAAGCGGACCGGCCGCGTGTGGTAATCGGCCCAGGGACCGGACTGGGCATTGGTACCTTGCTCAGCGTCGGTGTTAACCACTGGATGGCCTTGCCGGGTGAGGGCGGGCATGCAGACTTGCCGATCGGCAATGCCCGGGAAGCCATGCTGTGGATGCGCATGATGGCTGACATCGAACATGTCAGTGCCGAAACCGTACTCAGTGGCGCAGGGCTGTTGCGGCTGTATCAGGTCAGCTGTGCGCTCGACGACGTCGAGCCGGTGCACAAATCTCCGGCGGCCATTACTTCGGCAGCCGAGGCTGGCGAGCCGGTGGCGGCAGCGGTGCTGGAGCAATTCTGTGTCTTTCTGGGGCGAGTGGCAGGCAACAACGTCCTCACTGTCGGCGGGCGCGGCGGTGTATACATCGTGGGCGGCGTGGTGCCACGCTTTGTCGACTTCTTCATGAACAGCGGCTTCAGGCGCGCGTTCGGTGAAAAGGGCGTGATGAGCGATTACTTCAAAGGCATTCCGGTCTGGCTGGTGACGGCTGAGTACCCGGGGCTGATGGGCGCAGGTGTGGCGTTGCAGCAGGCGTTTGGTGAAGAGCGGGAAATAGAGATTTAAACACCCGGTAGGAGCTGCCGAAGGCTGTGAAAGCATCTGTCTGAAACATCGCCGTTCGCAGCCTTCGGCAGCTCCTACAGGGCTGTGTGGTTCCAGGATTCATCACTAACAATAACGATTCATGCAACAAGGAAGACCCCAGTGAGCACAGTCAGTAAATCGATCCTGCTGGTCGATGATGACCAGGAGATCCGTGAGTTACTGCACACCTACCTGAGCCGCTCCGGGTTTCAGGTGCGCACCGTCGGCGACGGTGCAGAGTTTCGACAGGCGTTCAATGAAGAGCCCAGCGACCTGCTTATCCTCGACGTCATGCTGCCCGACGAAGACGGCTTCAGTCTGTGTCGCTACGTGCGCCAACACGCACGCTACCCCCATGTGCCGATCATCATGCTGACGGCCAGCTCCGACGAGGCTGACCGGGTCATTGGCCTGGAGCTGGGCGCGGACGATTACCTCGGCAAACCCTTCAGCCCCCGTGAACTGCTGGCCCGGATCAAGGCCCTGTTGCGCCGCGCGCAGTTCGGTCAGGAGCGCAGTGGCGGTGATGTGTGGACGTTTGACGAGTGGCGGCTGGACATGGTCAGCCACCGGCTGTTCCATCGCGATGGCGAGGAAGTGATTCTGTCTGGGGCTGACTTTGCCTTGCTCAAGCTTTTTCTCGACAACCCGCAGCAGATCCTCGATCGCGACACTATCGGCAATGCCACCCGAGGTCGGGAGCTGATGCCTCTGGAGCGTATTGTCGACATGGCGGTCAGTCGCCTGCGTCAGCGCTTGCGCGACACCGGCAAGTCGCCGCGCCTGATCCGCACCGTACGCGGCAGTGGTTACCTGCTGGCGGCTAATGTAATGACCCAAGTCAGCAATGGTTACTGAGGGTGGACCTGGAACCGGCAAAACGCCGTCTGCCACTGCCGCGCTCGCTATTGGGACGCATGCTGCTGCTGACGCTGTTGGCAGTGTTCCTCGCTCAGGCGCTGTCCAGCGTCATCTGGCTGTCGCAGTTGCGGGCCACACAGATGGAAGGGTTGATCACCAGCGCCCGCAGCCTGGCTTATTCCATGGCGGCGAGTGTCAGCTACTTTCGCTCCCTGCCACTGGCCTATCGGCCGCTGGTGCTGGACCAGCTACGCAGCATGGGCGGCACGCGTTTTGTGGTGTCGCTCAATGACCGCCCGCTGGACATGCAAGTGCTGGATGCTACTCCGCGCAAGCAAGCGGTGCTCACGGTTGTCGACGAGGTTCTGCGCCAGCATCTGGGCGCCGACCCGGCCATCGCCGTGTGGTTTGTGCGCCCCGAAGACCTGCGCATCTTCAACAGCGGCCTGAAACTCGACGAGCTGCCGCGTTCCTGGGCGCATTACGCGCTAAGCCTTGAGCCGGTGAACCCGCCGGTATTGGTCACCCAGATCGAGTTGGCAGAGGGGGAGTGGTTATACATCGCGTCGCTGCTGCCTGAGCCTTACACCACCCTTGAAGAGCAGGATCTACCGCTGCAGCAGGTGTGGTTCATCCTGCTCACCAGCGGTTTTCTGTTGTTGTTCATCGGCCTGCTGGTGCATTGGCAGAGTCGCCCCCTCAAGCGTCTGGCCAGGGCTGCGCGGGACATGTCGCTGGGGGCCGATGTCGAGCCTGACGTTGAAGGCGGAGCCAGCGAAGTGGTGGAGGTCAGCCGCGCGTTCAACGCCATGCGCACGCGTATCAGCCGCTACCTGACTGAGCGGGGTCAGTTGTTCAGTGCGATATCCCACGATCTGCGCACCCCGATCACGCGCTTGCGCCTGCGCGTCGAGCTGCTTGAGGACGAGGCCTTGCAAGCCAAATTCACCCGTGATCTGGATGAGCTGGAGCTGCTGGTCAAAGGCGCCTTGCAATGCGTCAAAGACACCGATATCCACGAGAACATCGAGGCGGTGGACCTTAATCATGTGCTGGATTGCCTGGTGGAGCCGTATCTGTTGCCAACCGGCAATGGCAATGCCACGCAGCAGGGCAAGGCACTGGCGCCCTATCAAGGCAAGCCGCTGGCGCTCAAGCGTTGTATCGGCAACCTGATCGACAACGCCCTCAAGTACGGCACCAAAGCCCACCTTAAAATCGAAGACAACCCCCATGCCTTCGTCCTGCATGTCGACGACGAAGGGCCGGGCGTGCCAGAGCAGCGCCTGGAAAGGGTGTTCGAGCCGCACTTCCGGCTGGCGGGCAATCAGCAGCAAGGCTACGGCCTCGGGCTGGGCATCGCCCGCAACATCGCCCACAGCCATGGGGGGGAGGTCAGCTTGCAGAACCTGCGTGGGGGTGGGTTGCGTGTGACGCTGTTTTTGCCGCGTACAGCCGATTGAGGGTGCTGGGCCTCTGTACGGACTCTGTTGGGGGAGCCTTAATACCATGTATATCCAGCAGCGGCGGCGACGCTGATTCACCTTTGCGCCCTTACGGCGCGTCACTTTCGAGGCGCGAAAGTAACCAAAGCGCTCCCGCTCCTTTGTCCGGGTCTTCGCCAAGGCTCAGACTTCCCTCGCTCCGGCATTGCTCCGTGGGCCGCCGCAATGGGCCATCCATGGCCCGGTGCGGCTAACCCGGCATCCATGCCGGGTTGCCCACTGCGCAATACCTGCGCTCGGCCGGCCACAAGTCGCAATGTGTGTCGCCCATACGTTTTGCGCAGGTCTTCAGAATCAAAAGCAGGGTATGAGCCAGGAAGAAGTCATGTTGGAGAAATCTGCAAAGCAGATTTGCTTTTGCTTTTTTTGCCTCGATTTCACAGGCGACGCAAAATGCGCGTCGGGAGGGTGAGCGCAGGTGTCGTGGGGTGGGTCGCTCGGCATGGATGCCGAGCGAGCGCCGCTGGGCCATGGATGGCCCGTCGGCGCGTGCCCACCCCACGGCACCGGAGCGAACGTACCGCCGCGAAGCGGGGGCCGGACGCCAGCGCAGAGGTTTTGGTTACTTTTGGCACCTGTACGGACCGGGCACATCGCTTACACGTGTACGGGGACATGGTTAACACTTTCTGGCGAACCCACTTCGCCGGGAAGCCATCATGCCTTGGAATACGAGAGATGCCATGAGCCTGAAAAAAGAGTTCATTGCCTTAGCGCTGCAACCCGGCAGCAACAAAAGGGATTTGTGTCGGCGCTTTGGTATCAGTGCGCCGACAGCATACAAATGGCTTAAGCGTTACGAGATGCAGGGGCTGCAGGGATTGGAGGAGTACTCCCGCCGACCTATTTCTAGCCCTAAGCTGACTCAGCCATCCTTGGAGGCGCAGGTCGTAAAGCTTCGGCAGGAACAACCCGCTTGGGGCGGACGCAAGATAAGCAGCATGCTCAGCCAGTGTGTTGCCCCCAGCACCGTCACCAATATCCTGCATCGCAATGGACTGATTCTGCCGCGTGAAAACCCGGGTCAAGGAGTAGGCAGGCGTTTTGAGCACGAGGCACCTAATGACCTTTGGCAGATGGATTTCAAGGGGCACTTCGCCATCCAACAAGGCCGCTGTCATCCGCTAACGTTGCTGGATGATCACTCTCGGTTCAACCTGGCAATCGA of the Paucimonas lemoignei genome contains:
- a CDS encoding regulatory protein; the protein is MKDPDFHRSHPIAEDVLSDSAMDQALDWLIELDTADARQQARFQEWLQADSRHRDAFARVQAVWHSQPVAQAAVAMKPVKPGALKRLRAHWLPLSTAAILVLGVFTFSNLGLRMQADHLTVVGERQRLQLADGSKVLLNTNSAFSSDITAEKKVARLLQGEAFFEVSASQGQPLEVLAGSVSMRARSGDFAVRYQDGVAQIQVKNGALAVRSPQDSAEVKLDSGDSIRVGPEGFSHREKLDQATDLAWVDGRLVFDNCPMSEVLAELRRYYPGWIVNTNSRLEGVAVTGNYRLDNPLDVIRSLAQITSAQMHELPALVILN
- the sigM gene encoding sigma-70 region 2, with translation MGRADVESPQAITAPQIDEATIKHLTKAVDDKHYHPLLFRSSTPLVSQSRLNEVFVSHRPVLLRTLQRMVSNHCTAEDLLQETYLRVTRALSSRAIDHLEPFIFQTARNLALDHLRARRVRERTLVQDAAPAELENVIAPHASLEDSTHANRLLEGLSKSLATLTPRQQQIFSLSRLNGESYLEIANQLGVSASTVQKELKLIMAICVGVATKLDHL
- the gapA gene encoding glyceraldehyde-3-phosphate dehydrogenase codes for the protein MTLRIAINGFGRIGRNVLRALYTQGYRQDLQVVAINDLGDSEMNAHLLRFDTVHGPFSGTVECDSESLTVNGDRIAVSAIRNPVDLPWKAQNVDVVFECTGLFTDRTKAAAHLTAGARKVIISAPAKGADATIVYGVNHDTLRQSHQIISSASCTTNCLAPVAQVLHRELGIESGLMTTIHAYTNDQNLIDVYHTDPYRARSATQSMIPSKTGAAEAVGLVLPELAGKLTGMAVRVPVINVSLVDLTVQLTREVTADEVNALMKEASQHSKVLGYNTLPLVSHDFNHNPLSSIFDANHTKSSGKLLKVLAWYDNEWAFSNRMLDNCLALHNAE
- the ilvD_1 gene encoding phosphogluconate dehydratase; this translates as MHPRILEVTERLIARSRETRERYLQLIRGAASDGPMRGKLQCANFAHGVAACGPEDKNSLRMMNAANVAIISSYNDMLSAHQPYEHFPNQIKQALRDIGSVGQFAGGVPAMCDGVTQGEPGMELGIASREIIAMSTAIALSHNMFDAALMLGICDKIVPGLMMGSLRFGHLPTIFIPGGPMVSGISNKEKADVRQRYAEGKATREELLDSEMKSYHGPGTCTFYGTANTNQLLMEVMGLHLPGSSFINPYTPLRDALTVEAAQQVTRMTKQSGNFMPIGEIVDERALVNSIVALHATGGSTNHTLHMPAIAQAAGIQLTWQDMADLSEVVPTLTHVYPNGKADINHFQAAGGMSFLIRELLEAGYLHEDVNTVMGRGLSRYTQEPFLEDGKLVWREGPIESLDENILRPVANPFSLEGGLRVMEGNLGRGVMKVSAVALEHQVVQAPAKVFQDQQDLADAFKAGELECDFVAVMRFQGPRSNGMPELHKMTPFLGVLQDRGFKVALVTDGRMSGASGKIPAAIHVCPEAFDGGPLALVRDGDIIRVDGVKGTLQVLVEPAELAAREPAIGHLDNGVGCGRELFGFMRMAFSSAEQGASAFTSNLETLK
- the glk gene encoding glucokinase, with the translated sequence MKLALVGDIGGTNARFAIWEDDKLHSIRVFPTIDYASPEKAVEVYMQDLELQRGDIGLVCLAVAGPVDGDEFHFTNSNWRLSKSAFCANLKVDELLLINDFSAMALGMTRLGDDEYLTICHGIGEADRPRVVIGPGTGLGIGTLLSVGVNHWMALPGEGGHADLPIGNAREAMLWMRMMADIEHVSAETVLSGAGLLRLYQVSCALDDVEPVHKSPAAITSAAEAGEPVAAAVLEQFCVFLGRVAGNNVLTVGGRGGVYIVGGVVPRFVDFFMNSGFRRAFGEKGVMSDYFKGIPVWLVTAEYPGLMGAGVALQQAFGEEREIEI
- the ompR_3 gene encoding response regulator receiver:transcriptional regulatory protein, C-terminal codes for the protein MSTVSKSILLVDDDQEIRELLHTYLSRSGFQVRTVGDGAEFRQAFNEEPSDLLILDVMLPDEDGFSLCRYVRQHARYPHVPIIMLTASSDEADRVIGLELGADDYLGKPFSPRELLARIKALLRRAQFGQERSGGDVWTFDEWRLDMVSHRLFHRDGEEVILSGADFALLKLFLDNPQQILDRDTIGNATRGRELMPLERIVDMAVSRLRQRLRDTGKSPRLIRTVRGSGYLLAANVMTQVSNGY
- the envZ_2 gene encoding sensor histidine kinase, with protein sequence MLLLTLLAVFLAQALSSVIWLSQLRATQMEGLITSARSLAYSMAASVSYFRSLPLAYRPLVLDQLRSMGGTRFVVSLNDRPLDMQVLDATPRKQAVLTVVDEVLRQHLGADPAIAVWFVRPEDLRIFNSGLKLDELPRSWAHYALSLEPVNPPVLVTQIELAEGEWLYIASLLPEPYTTLEEQDLPLQQVWFILLTSGFLLLFIGLLVHWQSRPLKRLARAARDMSLGADVEPDVEGGASEVVEVSRAFNAMRTRISRYLTERGQLFSAISHDLRTPITRLRLRVELLEDEALQAKFTRDLDELELLVKGALQCVKDTDIHENIEAVDLNHVLDCLVEPYLLPTGNGNATQQGKALAPYQGKPLALKRCIGNLIDNALKYGTKAHLKIEDNPHAFVLHVDDEGPGVPEQRLERVFEPHFRLAGNQQQGYGLGLGIARNIAHSHGGEVSLQNLRGGGLRVTLFLPRTAD